One genomic segment of Syngnathus typhle isolate RoL2023-S1 ecotype Sweden linkage group LG8, RoL_Styp_1.0, whole genome shotgun sequence includes these proteins:
- the rrbp1a gene encoding ribosome-binding protein 1a isoform X2, giving the protein MDIYDPQTLGILVFGGFMVISAVGIALVSTFSMKETSYEEALAKQRRELGKTPSGSTEKKKKDKTADKKNRGKKKEEKPNGMIPEAKKTIEKGQAGQVPEPVASSIVATAPASKSLPPKPKAVKQCPTPAESSPVPDSSPVPSPKDKKKKKSAKIEETSTQPQPGKSSSVPSVQATEPAKAKTVAASAPTKVVPSTSAPSKASPASPSTKSTSKSPPPSAKSGSPSTKSGNVAPASGKSTPASPKSAPAKDKSAPAKDKSAPAKDKSAPAKDKSAPAKDKSAPAKDKSAPAKDKSAPAKDKSAPAKDKSAPAKDKSAPVNDKPAPANDKPAPAKDKSAPAKDKSAPAKDKSAPAKDKFAPAKDKSAPAKDKSAPAKDKSAPAKDKSVPAKDKSAPAKERSDPAKDKSTEDKSAPAKDKSAKEKSAPAKEKSAPAKEKSAPAKEKSAPAKDKSTPSTDKSAPVKDKSAGAKDKSAGAKDKSAGAKDKSAEAKDNSTASTEKSTASTDKSAPAKDKSAASTKSGKSTTAVSKSAAAPTKSSAVPAKSAPLLESVIKAVPVMAVPPVGSSGPKPQEPKKKASKKKSESVEVGDSADTPLYLPYKTLVSTISSMVFSEREAHSLIEMLSEKGGIIQDTWHIATQKGDPVAMLKKQLEEKAKQLGAQQEDSSAAKNRLRELTKELAAEKSKVASVETRLSSQLSKREQEMIALQARMQASYQDHVAQSQKLTAKIVSLQDQIEKGPNAQLARLQQENSILRDALNQATSQAESKQNAELAKLRQECAKLTKELGEKTEILHTDEHVRRGLEAKVSATEKQLSLLQANHAESQRGLQRKLEEVCEELRTTQTAKNTLQDSLKKAQQDTSALSEFQVQMGNLEAQVKERAAQVDALTAQLEGTQVEKQQLVQQLASINSLLEASKSEKQQASEQQMNAAELQQLKLSLQERDNQLNTLQEELKQFQIKKAAAENTISELEQRLKSEDAGLIASLQDELKNLKEMVQVKDTTQSDVSAEQIKSSLTEKEALVASLQEQLKESKQDETAMIQLKAFESETKESLQKLFPLVSLETQQPNWLQGFTIKAQDVLKQHNQQSKSSQESPPLFEKLKEAEENNTTLQAECEQYRTVLAETEGMLKHLQKSVEEEESVWRSKLSSSEEQLKAALEEVQTLESEKQSIKQLKEQMMLLEAQLEKQSDNHCIAEEMEQLRLQLSGSQKQLDLAHKEVQAHKEELAKVKEQLSQVALSGQPEQNGPTVAHPSQVLSEFNQTSEETAARKKLSEEFQQAQETITELQAQLDLLRDSAESQQGDSEDVAQLKERLEKEKKLSKDLGQAATKLQHLLKATQEQLSKERETVVTLQEHLDTKGEYVELKEGTSV; this is encoded by the exons ATGGATATCTATGACCCCCAGACCCTTGGTATATTGGTTTTTGGTGGATTCATGGTGATCTCTGCAGTTGGGATCGCTCTTGTGTCTACCTTCTCAATGAAGGAGACCTCTTATGAAGAGGCTCTGGCGAAACAACGTAGGGAGTTAGGTAAGACACCGTCAGGTAGcacagagaaaaagaaaaaggacaaaACAGCTGACAAAAAGAACcgtggaaagaaaaaggaagaaaagcCCAATGGAATGATCCCAGAAGCTAAAAAAACCATTGAGAAAGGTCAAGCTGGTCAAGTCCCCGAGCCTGTTGCTTCATCAATTGTGGCTACTGCTCCTGCCTCTAAATCATTACCGCCTAAGCCAAAAGCTGTCAAACAATGCCCAACTCCTGCTGAATCCTCACCTGTGCCCGACTCCTCACCCGTACCTTCGCCtaaagacaaaaagaagaagaagtcaGCCAAGATTGAGGAAACCTCCACACAGCCTCAACCGGGCAAATCCTCATCAGTTCCTTCAGTCCAGGCCACGGAACCTGCCAAGGCCAAAACTGTAGCTGCCTCTGCTCCAACCAAAGTAGTTCCCTCAACTTCTGCACCTTCCAAGGCTTCCCCTGCTTCACCGTCAACCAAATCTACTTCTAAGTCTCCTCCGCCCTCGGCTAAATCGGGTTCGCCTTCTACCAAATCTGGTAACGTTGCCCCCGCCTCAGGCAAGTCTACACCAGCTTCACCCAAGTCCGCCCCGGCCAAAGATAAATCCGCCCCGGCCAAAGATAAGTCCGCCCCGGCCAAAGATAAGTCTGCCCCGGCCAAAGATAAGTCCGCCCCGGCCAAAGATAAGTCCGCCCCGGCCAAAGATAAGTCCGCCCCGGCCAAGGATAAGTCCGCCCCGGCCAAGGATAAGTCCGCCCCGGCCAAAGATAAGTCCGCCCCGGCCAAAGACAAGTCCGCCCCGGTCAACGACAAGCCCGCCCCGGCCAACGACAAGCCCGCCCCGGCCAAAGATAAGTCCGCCCCGGCCAAAGACAAGTCCGCCCCGGCCAAAGACAAGTCCGCCCCGGCCAAAGACAAGTTCGCCCCGGCCAAAGACAAATCCGCTCCGGCCAAAGACAAATCCGCTCCGGCCAAAGACAAATCCGCTCCGGCTAAAGACAAATCCGTTCCCGCCAAAGACAAATCTGCTCCGGCCAAAGAGAGGTCCGACCCAGCCAAGGACAAGTCTACCGAGGACAAGTCCGCCCCAGCCAAGGACAAGTCGGCCAAGGAAAAGTCCGCCCCGGCCAAGGAAAAGTCCGCCCCGGCCAAGGAAAAGTCCGCCCCGGCCAAGGAAAAGTCCGCCCCGGCCAAAGACAAGTCCACTCCGTCCACGGACAAGTCCGCCCCGGTTAAAGACAAGTCCGCTGGGGCAAAAGACAAGTCCGCTGGGGCAAAAGACAAGTCCGCTGGGGCAAAAGACAAGTCTGCCGAGGCCAAAGACAATTCCACCGCGTCCACAGAGAAGTCCACCGCTTCCACAGACAAGTCCGCCCCGGCCAAAGACAAGTCAGCCGCCTCAACCAAATCAGGAAAGTCTACCACGGCTGTATCCAAGTCTGCTGCTGCTCCAACCAAGTCTTCAGCGGTACCCGCCAAGTCTGCCCCACTTCTTGAATCTGTCATTAAAGCTGTTCCCGTCATGGCTGTACCTCCAGTTGGGTCTAGTGGACCAAAACCACAGGAGCCCAAGAAGAAGGCCTCCAAGAAAAAATCTGAGAGTG TGGAAGTTGGGGATTCCGCTGACACTCCACTGTATCTACCCTACAAGACTTTGGTGTCCACCATCAGCAGCATGGTCTTCAGTGAGAGAGAAGCTCACAGCCTCATTGAGATGTTGTCCGAGAAAGGCGGCATCATCCAGGACACCTGGCACATA GCCACTCAGAAAGGAGACCCAGTGGCCATGCTAAAGAAACAATTGGAGGAGAAGGCGAAACAGCTGGGGGCTCAGCAAGAAGACTCCTCTGCAGCTAAGAACCGTCTGAGAGAGCTGACTAAG GAGCTGGCTGCTGAGAAATCCAAGGTGGCTAGTGTTGAGACCAGGCTGAGCTCTCAGCTAAGCAAGAGGGAGCAGGAAATGATTGCTTTGCAAGCGCGCATGCAGGCCAGCTACCAGGACCATGTAGCACAATCCCAGAAGCTCACTGCCAAG ATTGTCAGCCTGCAAGATCAGATAGAAAAAGGTCCCAATGCCCAGCTGGCCCGTCTCCAGCAGGAGAACTCTATCCTCCGTGATGCTCTCAACCAAGCTACCAGTCAGGCTGAGAGCAA ACAAAATGCGGAGCTAGCCAAACTGCGTCAGGAATGTGCAAAGCTAACCAAGGAACTTGGAGAGAAGACTGAAATTCTGCATACTGACGAACATGTGAGGAGAGGGTTGGAGGCCAAGGTCTCTGCCACAGAGAAGCAACTGTCTTTGCTGCAG GCCAACCATGCAGAGAGCCAGCGAGGGTTGCAAAGGAAACTGGAGGAGGTATGTGAGGAGCTGAGAACTACCCAAACTGCAAAAAACACCCTGCAGGACTCtttgaagaaggcccagcaggacACCAGTGCACTCTCAG AGTTTCAGGTGCAAATGGGAAATCTTGAAGCTCAGGTCAAGGAACGCGCCGCTCAGGTGGACGCTCTCACTGCTCAGCTCGAGGGAACACAGGTTGAGAAACAACAGCTTGTGCAACAGTTGGCGTCCATCAACTCTTTGCTTGAGGCCAGTAAGAGTGAAAAGCAACAGGCTTCTGAGCAg CAGATGAATGCTGCAGAACTGCAGCAATTAAAGCTCag CTTGCAGGAGAGGGATAACCAGTTGAACACTCTTCAAGAGGAACTGAAGCAATTTCAGATAAAGAAGGCAGCAGCG GAGAACACAATTTCTGAGCTAGAACAGAGACTCAAGAG TGAGGATGCCGGCCTCATCGCCTCGCTTCAAGATGAACTTAAAAACCTTAAAGAGATGGTACAAGTGAAGGACACTACA CAATCAGATGTCTCTGCAGAACAGATAAAGAGCAG TTTGACAGAGAAGGAGGCCCTTGTCGCATCACTACAAGAGCAGCTGAAGGAGTCAAAGCAAGATGAA ACTGCAATGATCCAGCTAAAAGCTTTTGAAAGTGAAACCAAAGAATCTCTCCAAAAACTCTTCCCACTTGTATCTTTAGAAACACAACAG CCAAATTGGTTGCAGGGTTTTACGATCAAAGCTCAGGACGTTCTTAAACAGCACAACCAACAATCCAAGTCAAGTCAGGAATCACCCCCT TTGTTTGAAAAGCTGAAGGAGGCTGAGGAGAACAACACGACCCTGCAGGCAGAGTGTGAACAGTACAGGACAGTTTTAGCTGAAACG gaaGGAATGCTGAAACATCTGCAGAAgagtgtggaggaggaggagtcggTGTGGAGGTCTAAATTGTCGAGCTCCGAGGAGCAATTGAAAGCG GCTTTAGAAGAAGTACAAACATTGGAGTCAGAGAAACAAAGTATAAAGCAG CTGAAAGAGCAGATGATGCTTCTGGAAGCACAGCTGGAGAAGCAGTCAGATAATCATTGCATCGCTGAGGAGATGGAACAG CTAAGATTGCAGCTGTCTGGCAGTCAGAAGCAGCTGGACTTGGCCCACAAGGAGGTCCAGGCACACAAGGAGGAACTTGCTAAG GTCAAAGAGCAGCTGAGCCAAGTCGCGTTGAGCGGCCAGCCCGAACAGAACGGCCCCACAGTGGCTCATCCGAGTCAG GTATTGTCAGAGTTCAATCAGACAAGTGAGGAGACGGCTGCGAGAAAGAAGTTGTCTGAAGAGTTTCAGCAG GCCCAGGAAACCATCACAGAGCTTCAAGCTCAACTGGATCTTCTGAGAGATTCAGCAGAGTCACAGCAAGGTGACTCTGAAGATGTTGCTCAGCTCAAG GAGCGtctggagaaggagaagaagttGTCCAAAGACCTAGGGCAGGCAGCCACCAAGCTCCAGCATCTTCTCAAAGCAACACAGGAGCAGCTGAGTAAAGAACGAGAGACGGTTGTTACACTACAGGAGCACCTAGATACCAAG GGAGAGTATGTGGAATTAAAGGAGGGAACATCCGTCTGA
- the rrbp1a gene encoding ribosome-binding protein 1a isoform X1, whose protein sequence is MDIYDPQTLGILVFGGFMVISAVGIALVSTFSMKETSYEEALAKQRRELGKTPSGSTEKKKKDKTADKKNRGKKKEEKPNGMIPEAKKTIEKGQAGQVPEPVASSIVATAPASKSLPPKPKAVKQCPTPAESSPVPDSSPVPSPKDKKKKKSAKIEETSTQPQPGKSSSVPSVQATEPAKAKTVAASAPTKVVPSTSAPSKASPASPSTKSTSKSPPPSAKSGSPSTKSGNVAPASGKSTPASPKSAPAKDKSAPAKDKSAPAKDKSAPAKDKSAPAKDKSAPAKDKSAPAKDKSAPAKDKSAPAKDKSAPAKDKSAPVNDKPAPANDKPAPAKDKSAPAKDKSAPAKDKSAPAKDKFAPAKDKSAPAKDKSAPAKDKSAPAKDKSVPAKDKSAPAKERSDPAKDKSTEDKSAPAKDKSAKEKSAPAKEKSAPAKEKSAPAKEKSAPAKDKSTPSTDKSAPVKDKSAGAKDKSAGAKDKSAGAKDKSAEAKDNSTASTEKSTASTDKSAPAKDKSAASTKSGKSTTAVSKSAAAPTKSSAVPAKSAPLLESVIKAVPVMAVPPVGSSGPKPQEPKKKASKKKSESVEVGDSADTPLYLPYKTLVSTISSMVFSEREAHSLIEMLSEKGGIIQDTWHIATQKGDPVAMLKKQLEEKAKQLGAQQEDSSAAKNRLRELTKELAAEKSKVASVETRLSSQLSKREQEMIALQARMQASYQDHVAQSQKLTAKIVSLQDQIEKGPNAQLARLQQENSILRDALNQATSQAESKQNAELAKLRQECAKLTKELGEKTEILHTDEHVRRGLEAKVSATEKQLSLLQANHAESQRGLQRKLEEVCEELRTTQTAKNTLQDSLKKAQQDTSALSEFQVQMGNLEAQVKERAAQVDALTAQLEGTQVEKQQLVQQLASINSLLEASKSEKQQASEQQMNAAELQQLKLSLQERDNQLNTLQEELKQFQIKKAAAENTISELEQRLKSEDAGLIASLQDELKNLKEMVQVKDTTQSDVSAEQIKSSLTEKEALVASLQEQLKESKQDETAMIQLKAFESETKESLQKLFPLVSLETQQPNWLQGFTIKAQDVLKQHNQQSKSSQESPPELFEKLKEAEENNTTLQAECEQYRTVLAETEGMLKHLQKSVEEEESVWRSKLSSSEEQLKAALEEVQTLESEKQSIKQLKEQMMLLEAQLEKQSDNHCIAEEMEQLRLQLSGSQKQLDLAHKEVQAHKEELAKVKEQLSQVALSGQPEQNGPTVAHPSQVLSEFNQTSEETAARKKLSEEFQQAQETITELQAQLDLLRDSAESQQGDSEDVAQLKERLEKEKKLSKDLGQAATKLQHLLKATQEQLSKERETVVTLQEHLDTKGEYVELKEGTSV, encoded by the exons ATGGATATCTATGACCCCCAGACCCTTGGTATATTGGTTTTTGGTGGATTCATGGTGATCTCTGCAGTTGGGATCGCTCTTGTGTCTACCTTCTCAATGAAGGAGACCTCTTATGAAGAGGCTCTGGCGAAACAACGTAGGGAGTTAGGTAAGACACCGTCAGGTAGcacagagaaaaagaaaaaggacaaaACAGCTGACAAAAAGAACcgtggaaagaaaaaggaagaaaagcCCAATGGAATGATCCCAGAAGCTAAAAAAACCATTGAGAAAGGTCAAGCTGGTCAAGTCCCCGAGCCTGTTGCTTCATCAATTGTGGCTACTGCTCCTGCCTCTAAATCATTACCGCCTAAGCCAAAAGCTGTCAAACAATGCCCAACTCCTGCTGAATCCTCACCTGTGCCCGACTCCTCACCCGTACCTTCGCCtaaagacaaaaagaagaagaagtcaGCCAAGATTGAGGAAACCTCCACACAGCCTCAACCGGGCAAATCCTCATCAGTTCCTTCAGTCCAGGCCACGGAACCTGCCAAGGCCAAAACTGTAGCTGCCTCTGCTCCAACCAAAGTAGTTCCCTCAACTTCTGCACCTTCCAAGGCTTCCCCTGCTTCACCGTCAACCAAATCTACTTCTAAGTCTCCTCCGCCCTCGGCTAAATCGGGTTCGCCTTCTACCAAATCTGGTAACGTTGCCCCCGCCTCAGGCAAGTCTACACCAGCTTCACCCAAGTCCGCCCCGGCCAAAGATAAATCCGCCCCGGCCAAAGATAAGTCCGCCCCGGCCAAAGATAAGTCTGCCCCGGCCAAAGATAAGTCCGCCCCGGCCAAAGATAAGTCCGCCCCGGCCAAAGATAAGTCCGCCCCGGCCAAGGATAAGTCCGCCCCGGCCAAGGATAAGTCCGCCCCGGCCAAAGATAAGTCCGCCCCGGCCAAAGACAAGTCCGCCCCGGTCAACGACAAGCCCGCCCCGGCCAACGACAAGCCCGCCCCGGCCAAAGATAAGTCCGCCCCGGCCAAAGACAAGTCCGCCCCGGCCAAAGACAAGTCCGCCCCGGCCAAAGACAAGTTCGCCCCGGCCAAAGACAAATCCGCTCCGGCCAAAGACAAATCCGCTCCGGCCAAAGACAAATCCGCTCCGGCTAAAGACAAATCCGTTCCCGCCAAAGACAAATCTGCTCCGGCCAAAGAGAGGTCCGACCCAGCCAAGGACAAGTCTACCGAGGACAAGTCCGCCCCAGCCAAGGACAAGTCGGCCAAGGAAAAGTCCGCCCCGGCCAAGGAAAAGTCCGCCCCGGCCAAGGAAAAGTCCGCCCCGGCCAAGGAAAAGTCCGCCCCGGCCAAAGACAAGTCCACTCCGTCCACGGACAAGTCCGCCCCGGTTAAAGACAAGTCCGCTGGGGCAAAAGACAAGTCCGCTGGGGCAAAAGACAAGTCCGCTGGGGCAAAAGACAAGTCTGCCGAGGCCAAAGACAATTCCACCGCGTCCACAGAGAAGTCCACCGCTTCCACAGACAAGTCCGCCCCGGCCAAAGACAAGTCAGCCGCCTCAACCAAATCAGGAAAGTCTACCACGGCTGTATCCAAGTCTGCTGCTGCTCCAACCAAGTCTTCAGCGGTACCCGCCAAGTCTGCCCCACTTCTTGAATCTGTCATTAAAGCTGTTCCCGTCATGGCTGTACCTCCAGTTGGGTCTAGTGGACCAAAACCACAGGAGCCCAAGAAGAAGGCCTCCAAGAAAAAATCTGAGAGTG TGGAAGTTGGGGATTCCGCTGACACTCCACTGTATCTACCCTACAAGACTTTGGTGTCCACCATCAGCAGCATGGTCTTCAGTGAGAGAGAAGCTCACAGCCTCATTGAGATGTTGTCCGAGAAAGGCGGCATCATCCAGGACACCTGGCACATA GCCACTCAGAAAGGAGACCCAGTGGCCATGCTAAAGAAACAATTGGAGGAGAAGGCGAAACAGCTGGGGGCTCAGCAAGAAGACTCCTCTGCAGCTAAGAACCGTCTGAGAGAGCTGACTAAG GAGCTGGCTGCTGAGAAATCCAAGGTGGCTAGTGTTGAGACCAGGCTGAGCTCTCAGCTAAGCAAGAGGGAGCAGGAAATGATTGCTTTGCAAGCGCGCATGCAGGCCAGCTACCAGGACCATGTAGCACAATCCCAGAAGCTCACTGCCAAG ATTGTCAGCCTGCAAGATCAGATAGAAAAAGGTCCCAATGCCCAGCTGGCCCGTCTCCAGCAGGAGAACTCTATCCTCCGTGATGCTCTCAACCAAGCTACCAGTCAGGCTGAGAGCAA ACAAAATGCGGAGCTAGCCAAACTGCGTCAGGAATGTGCAAAGCTAACCAAGGAACTTGGAGAGAAGACTGAAATTCTGCATACTGACGAACATGTGAGGAGAGGGTTGGAGGCCAAGGTCTCTGCCACAGAGAAGCAACTGTCTTTGCTGCAG GCCAACCATGCAGAGAGCCAGCGAGGGTTGCAAAGGAAACTGGAGGAGGTATGTGAGGAGCTGAGAACTACCCAAACTGCAAAAAACACCCTGCAGGACTCtttgaagaaggcccagcaggacACCAGTGCACTCTCAG AGTTTCAGGTGCAAATGGGAAATCTTGAAGCTCAGGTCAAGGAACGCGCCGCTCAGGTGGACGCTCTCACTGCTCAGCTCGAGGGAACACAGGTTGAGAAACAACAGCTTGTGCAACAGTTGGCGTCCATCAACTCTTTGCTTGAGGCCAGTAAGAGTGAAAAGCAACAGGCTTCTGAGCAg CAGATGAATGCTGCAGAACTGCAGCAATTAAAGCTCag CTTGCAGGAGAGGGATAACCAGTTGAACACTCTTCAAGAGGAACTGAAGCAATTTCAGATAAAGAAGGCAGCAGCG GAGAACACAATTTCTGAGCTAGAACAGAGACTCAAGAG TGAGGATGCCGGCCTCATCGCCTCGCTTCAAGATGAACTTAAAAACCTTAAAGAGATGGTACAAGTGAAGGACACTACA CAATCAGATGTCTCTGCAGAACAGATAAAGAGCAG TTTGACAGAGAAGGAGGCCCTTGTCGCATCACTACAAGAGCAGCTGAAGGAGTCAAAGCAAGATGAA ACTGCAATGATCCAGCTAAAAGCTTTTGAAAGTGAAACCAAAGAATCTCTCCAAAAACTCTTCCCACTTGTATCTTTAGAAACACAACAG CCAAATTGGTTGCAGGGTTTTACGATCAAAGCTCAGGACGTTCTTAAACAGCACAACCAACAATCCAAGTCAAGTCAGGAATCACCCCCT GAGTTGTTTGAAAAGCTGAAGGAGGCTGAGGAGAACAACACGACCCTGCAGGCAGAGTGTGAACAGTACAGGACAGTTTTAGCTGAAACG gaaGGAATGCTGAAACATCTGCAGAAgagtgtggaggaggaggagtcggTGTGGAGGTCTAAATTGTCGAGCTCCGAGGAGCAATTGAAAGCG GCTTTAGAAGAAGTACAAACATTGGAGTCAGAGAAACAAAGTATAAAGCAG CTGAAAGAGCAGATGATGCTTCTGGAAGCACAGCTGGAGAAGCAGTCAGATAATCATTGCATCGCTGAGGAGATGGAACAG CTAAGATTGCAGCTGTCTGGCAGTCAGAAGCAGCTGGACTTGGCCCACAAGGAGGTCCAGGCACACAAGGAGGAACTTGCTAAG GTCAAAGAGCAGCTGAGCCAAGTCGCGTTGAGCGGCCAGCCCGAACAGAACGGCCCCACAGTGGCTCATCCGAGTCAG GTATTGTCAGAGTTCAATCAGACAAGTGAGGAGACGGCTGCGAGAAAGAAGTTGTCTGAAGAGTTTCAGCAG GCCCAGGAAACCATCACAGAGCTTCAAGCTCAACTGGATCTTCTGAGAGATTCAGCAGAGTCACAGCAAGGTGACTCTGAAGATGTTGCTCAGCTCAAG GAGCGtctggagaaggagaagaagttGTCCAAAGACCTAGGGCAGGCAGCCACCAAGCTCCAGCATCTTCTCAAAGCAACACAGGAGCAGCTGAGTAAAGAACGAGAGACGGTTGTTACACTACAGGAGCACCTAGATACCAAG GGAGAGTATGTGGAATTAAAGGAGGGAACATCCGTCTGA